The Coleofasciculus chthonoplastes PCC 7420 genome contains the following window.
TTTGAAATTTTTGGGCTATTTTTAAATGTCCTGATTGCCCTGGAAATTCTGGAAAATATTACTGCTTATCTGCGGAAGCATGTTGTTCAAGTTGAACTGGTTATCGTCACCTCCCTAATTGCCGTTGCCCGTAAAATTATCATTTTAAACCTTGACAAAACCGGAGGACTTGAAATTATTGGTTTAGCCCTGGCGATTCTCTCTCTCTCCATCAGTTACTGGATTATCCGCCGCACTACAGCAAAAAAACCTCATTGAATTTGTCTTATGTCATATTATGTCAGCTTAAACAGTGACCATCTCCTTACATAATTGTGATTTAAACTATGACTCACTTCTTCCAATTTGAGCAAGATTTCGTCGATTCCTTACGCTGCATCCCTATGCAGGTACGAATGAAATTAGACACCTGTGGCGTCAAACTTAAATTAGCCCACTGGCATCAATTCACCCAGCAAGAACGTCAGACGTTAGTGGAAATGCCCACAACCACAGCCCAAGAAAACCAAGCCTATCAGCAGTATTTACAAAAATTAGTGACGAATTATACCGGGAAACCTGCCTCAGAACTGCCTATCGATCCTAATCCAGCCTGTATGGATGCGACAATAATTCCTGAGAATGTTCAAACGAAAGCCCAAGAATTTGGCGTTTCCCTCATGCCTGAACAGTGGGAAGCCCTAACTCCCACCCAGCGCTTTGCCCTAATTAAACTGACGCGCCCTAGTCATGAAAACCGAAACTTTTTGCCTGCACTCAAAGAATTTAAGCTCATCTAAGTAAATCGTCATGTGTCATTTGTCATTTGTCATTTTTCATGTGTCATTGCTCACTGTTCCCTGACAATTCATAATGCCCTTAATTGAATGCCATGCGATTTAAGGAATTAGAAATTGACGATTGAGATGATCGAACATTTGAATCTACCTGCTTTTGATAGACCTTTGAACAACAGTACTGCTCTAGATTAGGTTCAATAGGGATTTCAATCACAAACTCTGTTCCCTGACCTGGTGACGAAAAGCACTTGAGATGCCCGCCATGCTTTTCTACCACGATCTGATAACTAATAGATAAGCCTAATCCCGTACCCTTGCCAACAGGTTTGGTCGTAAAGAAGGGGTCAAATAGTCGCTGCTTAACAGAATCGGGAATACCCACGCCATTATCGGCAATCCGAATAGCAATCCAGTTTTCGTTGATCACCTGTGTACCAACCTCAATCATGGGGTTTTTGGATGAAGTACTCTCGCCTAATGCGCCTTTCTCTAACCCTTCTTCTAAGGCATCAAGTGCGTTACACAGAATATTCATGAACACTTGGTTCAATTGTCCTGCATAGCACTCGATCAAGGGTAAGTCACCATAGTTTTTGACAACGGTAATGGTGCTTTGCCTTGCTTTGCCTTTGATGCGGCTTTGCAGAATCAACAGGGTATTATTAATGCCTTCATGAATATCCACCGAGGTTTTCTCAGCACGATCCAGATGGGAGAAGTTCCGCAGCGATCGCACGATTTGATAGATCCGATCTGCCCCCACTTTCATCGAATGCAGTAATTTTGGCAGATCTGTAGTAATGAAATTGAGATCGATTAGCTCGATATGCTCTTGAACTTTGGCTGAGGGCTGGGGACTGGATTCTTGATAAAGTTCGAGTAACTCTAATATATCCTGAAAGTATTGCTCGGCGTAATTGAGGTTCCCATAGATAAAGTTAACCGGGTTGTTAATTTCATGAGCGACGCCAGCAACTAATTGCCCTAAACTCGACATTTTTTCGGAGTGGACGAGTTGAGCTTGAGTGTGTTTCAGCTTTTGCAGGGCGTCTTGCAATTGCTGAGTCTGTTGTTCCAACTGGGCTTGCGATCGCCGCAGTTGATGTTCGACTTGCTTACGTTCCTTAATTTCCCGTCTGAGTCGCTGATTAACTTGTACCAGTTCAGCCGTGCGTTCGGTAACCCGTCGTTCTAAGTCATCATGAGCATTTTGTAGCGCTTCTTGTGCTAGTTTGCGTTCAGTGATATCCCGGACTACCTTGGTAAACCCGCGCAATCGCCCTTTCTTGTCGTACAGCGCTGTAATCACTGCATTAGCCCAAAACCTTGATCTATCCTGGCGAACTCGGTAACTTTCATCCTCAAATCGACCGTTTTCTGCCGCGATTTTTAGGGCTTGCTCTAGTTTACCTGCCTGAACATCTTCGGGTAAATAAAATCGAGACACGGATTCACCGAGAATCTCGTCTTCTCGATACCCATTAATCCGTTCAGCCCCTTGATTCCAACTGATGACCCGTCCCTCTGGGTCTAGCATATAAATGGCATAGTCTTTAACATTTTCTACCAGACATCGGAAGCGTTCTTCACTCTCTCGTAGGGCTTCCTTGGATTGCTTGCATTCAGTTTGATCGCGCACTACGGCGTAAATCAATTGATTTTCGGGGTGGATGGAAGCATTCCACAACAGTGATTTGTATGATCCATCTGCACAACGACAGCGATTTCTAAACCGGATTGATGCTGTCGGATTATGGGTAAGGGTTTCTAGCTTTGCGATTGTTAATCGTTGATCGTGTGGATGAATCAAATCCAGCCACGGTTGCGCTAAAAGTTCATGATTAGTAAAGCCTAGTATTTCCTCCCATCGGGGATTAAGTTGCTGGAAATGATCATCTTTCCCCAAAACGCACAGCATATCCAACGAGAGCGTGAAAAAAGGATCGGAAGCCTGACTCCCGGTGCTTGGGGTTGGCGGTAAGAAATTTAGCATTTTATAGCTGGGGCTTTATTATTGGAACTCCTCATCTCTGTTTCTATTTTTTCTGGAGATCAGGAGTTGTAGATGCAGATTCCCCGGTTATTCGTTCGTCTCCTTAAGGTTAAGTTTAAGGGAGCTTTGACCTAGCGATTCGCTTTAACGATTGGAATTTCTATTCGATATGATTAGTTTTTTCTATAAATCAACCCGATCGGTTGGTCAAGGACACACATCAGTCATTGGCGTCAACTCAACGGTTAACTGGGTGGCTTTTTAGGCGATCGCGTTTGGGTAGATGCCTGGATTGAGCCTTGGTACATCAAGGGTTATGGCACGTAAGCCTAATTGTAGCATAGCTGACATCTTTCTTCACACTAGGATAAGTAGATCGGGGAAAAGCTGGGGAAACTCAGTTTGACAGCCTGTCTTTTGACAAGGGTTTGCCGCTTTGCCAGAATCAAGAGCCAAATGTTATCAGCTTCAGTGTCCCATGTCCAAAATCTCTTCTCACCACCACAAGCCTCAAGTTTTTGCAATCGGAATTGCTCCTCTGGGAATCGTATCTATTGGTGTAGTCCCCATGGGAGTAATTTCAATTGGCTTTGTTCCCATGGGAGTGTTCTCCCTAGGTTCTGTAGCCATGGGAGTCTTCTCGGCTGGGCTAGTTTCTATGGGAACGGTAGCTGTTGGTTTCCAAACGATGGGCTTAGTGAGTATTGGTTCAATGGGTATGGGGAATATTCGTATTCCTATCGGCGCTGAAGAATCCCTCTCTCATCCCGACAACCATTCTCTTCCCATGCCAAACCAACCCAATCATGATTCTCACTAAGTTGTCTTATGTCTTATGTTGTGACATACTCCTACACTAACCTGAGTACAGGTATAGTGTAGGCTTCTCAACCAATCCGGCTATTGCGTAGGAGGCGTTGAGCTTTAAGAACGGGATGCCCCTCCGCTCTATTTTTTATATTGATAGCTGCGTTATGGTCACGGTCAAGACTGCATCCACAATGGGGGCAGTTGTGCCAACGCATAAACAGCTTTTTCGGTACTTTCTTTCTCTCCACAATTCGAGCAATCCTGTGATGTGTTATGGGCGCTTACTGGAATTACCAACAAACCAGCTTTTTCGGCTTTGTTTGTCAGTATCGACAGAAAGTTTGACCACCCAGCATCCAGCACAGATTTAGCCAATCTAGTTTGAGTAAGTCCTTTAACGTTTAAATTCTCATGAGCAACACAGTCATACTTTGATAGTAGATAATTAGCTGTTTTGAAGTGAAAATCCTTGTAACAGATGCTGTTTTTATTTTGAATCCATCAGGGATAGAGCGATGTAGGATAACCTTGACTTTCCCCAACATTGGTAAGTTGATGAGGTTTCCCTGCAAGCACCCCTCTTTCATTTGGGGGTAAGTCAAGGTGCGATATCGGTTACGGGCTTTAAACCTTGGCTTCCCGCTACGTTGGCCGTTGCTATCGCCTTTGATAAATCTCTCAAACGTTACCTTCACTCGCTTGACTACATCTTGTAGGACTTGAGAGTAAATCTCTTTATACCAGGGATGAGTTTTCTTGAGTTGAGGTAAGGTTTTCTTCTGAGAGTAGTAATCTGGGTTGTCTTGTAATTCAGGCAGATGACAGATTAAGGGACAAGCATTGACTGGGGAGCGGTTTTGCTCATACCCGTTGAATCTATCAGCCAACAAATAGTTATACTGAGCGCACAGCATAGCCAGCCATCTGTCAAGTTCAATAACTTGCTGTACGGTTTCCCACCTATCCATCCCAACGCCAACCTGAGTTGTTACTGAGCCTGTCGAAGTACAGGTATGGCGTGGGGCTTCCGGTGAAGAAAGCTAAAAAACGGAAAGTCATCGGTGAAACGGTATTAAAAATAGCGGCAAACATGCTAATAAACACCAGATAGATAAGTATAGATGAGTTGGGTTGGGTAAATGGATGTCAGCTAAGAGCGCTTCTATCCGTTCCTCAAGACGATTTTTAGGTGCAGTACAGCTAAAAGCCGCACAGACACTTTCAGAATGCATCAGCGGTGTGCTTACAACCGTCAACAGGGATTCCGCTAACAGTAAAAAATCAACCCGTTGTGCTGCCCATTGATCGGCTCTGATTTCTCGTAACAGTAATAGTTCTTGCCATAGCGCTTCTGTATTAGTTAATCCATAAGAGAATTGCCGCATCCAGCCCAACCAAAAGAACCAAAATGTATCCCGATAATGAAAATGTCCGTCTTCATGGGTGAGAACCGCTTGCAAATGATCAGCATCCAGTGTCTCTAATAAGCCTTGACTCACCACCAGTTCCGGTTGCCAAAATCCGACTTGAGCGCTAAAAACTAAAGGTGTGTTGAGAAGGCGGATTGGTCTACCATAAAGGGTTTGCAGAGGATAGGTGCGAACCTGTTGCTGAGAACGCCATCCGGCAAACGCCAGTTTCAACCCTGAAATTCCCACAAATCCTAAGAAAGTGCCAGCTAAACCATAACTGAACCAGCCCTCCCATCGCCAAACCATTTGCCCTTGGGGTCCCATGCAGACGATAGAGATTGCTGTCATCATCAGTAGCAGTGGCGGAAATAAGAACTTGGTTAAGGCATTTTGCCAGCGCTGCTGATAACTACCCTCATTTCCTGACCAACTGATTCGGGTTAACCAAGCCACGGCTAAAGCACTCAGAATTAGGATGAGATGAATCATTGTTCCTCCCTCGCTTCGCGGATGGCTTGCAAACGCTGGGCGATCGCGTCGATTTGTTCTAGACTAGCTTGGTCGAGACTGTCGGCAAAGGCGGCGATGATATCAGGATTTCCCACCGCCAGGAATCGCTTCAATTGATCATGGGCTTGCAGCATCCGCGCCTGTTCCTGCGAGAGCAAGGGTTGCCAACGGAATGCCCGATCTTGGCGATCGCACGTTAGCCAGCCTTTTTGGGTGAGGCGGCGCAATACCGTGGTTACGGAAGCATAGGCTAACTCTCGGTCTGGATCAGCTAAGATTCGTTCGTGAACATCTTTTGTGGTAGCCGAACCGAGTTGCCAAATAATCTCTAAAATTTCTGCCTCTAATGGACCAAGGGAGAGTTGTTTGGGGCGGTAACTGGGCATGGGAACCATAGAGATGCAATTAAAATCAGGGAATTGGATACCCAGTTTACCCGAATTTGACTTTAAACGCTGATTTGATATTGACTGGGATACACTTATCGCGGCTCAAACAGCTAACCTGCTAAATTGGGATGCTCTCAATTTATCCCCACAGCCGACGCCGAGGAGATCCATTGAGACGTTGATGAGTATCAGCTAGCAAACCAGGAATATCCAGTTGTTCCGGACAACGAGGTAAGCAGTCACCACAGCTTGTACACCGATTCCCTTTCACCCCAGCAAACCAGTGACCCGCATTTTCAAACATGCCATAGCGGTATGTCCCATAATCTGTCATATCATAAGCTACAGCCAAATTCCGCAGCCTTAATACCTCTGGAATATTAATCATTTCCGGACAGGGCAAACATTGGTAACATTGGCTACAGCGATCCGTTCCTAAAGCCGTCTCAGCTTGGGTTTCTAACCGAGAAAACACCTCAATTTCCTGGGGAGTCAGGGAGCCATCTTGATCCGCAACGGCTAACGGTGCGTCCAATTCCTGTGGATTAGCAGGTCCTACACTCAGGGTGGTAATTCGGCGATCGCTCAATAAAAAACGATAGTTCAACTCCAGTGGCGAAAAGGGATAGCAGAGTTCAACCAGTTTCGCTGGGGGAGTGTACAATCGTCCACCCTTATCCGCCGGAGATATGATAAACACCCCCATATCCTTCTGGTTCGCTAATGCTACGGCTGGAGCATGGCGCTGAAAGACGTAGTAATAATGTAGGTTGATAAATTCAAATAAATTGGTCTGGATTGCCGCTAATATCACCTCTAGGGGAGCATGAGTGGAAAAGCCAAGGTGTCTAATCCGACCTTCTGCTAAGGCGTCTTGTATCGCCTGCATACACCCTCTAGGGGACTCGACCCAGGTCAGATGTTCCCAGGTGTTGATCCCATGAATGGCTAAGCAATCCAGATAGTCGAGCTGTAGACGCTCTAAGGATTCATCAATCCACTGATCCATGACCTGAGAATCAGGCGTTGGCGGTAGCTTGGTGGTAATCGTGAGTTGTTCTCGGGGTAAGGGTAATTTTTTGAGGATATTCCCCAAATACGGCTCACTCTTACCATAACTACGGGCGGTTTCTAGGTGATTAATCCCATTCGCGATCGCGTGCTGTATGTTTTCCTCAGCATTGGACTCACCCGCCAAGCAGCGCATGGTTCCCAGGGAAAACACAGATAGCCACAGATTGGTTTTCCCAAACCGTCGATAATGCATTTCTCATCTTTGTATCATTTAAGCTTCACCGCCCGTTTTAAATCCTTTATGCTGGGAAAAGTCTTCCGGTCGGATGCTCGATACAAACTCTCGGAACGCCTGTCGTTCCTCTTCATCCGCATCTCGATCAACGGGTATTGATGCATCAGCGATAACTTCTTCCATCACCCAGATTGGACTATCTGTGCGAAGCGCGATCGAGATCGCATCACTGGGTCTAGCATCAATTTCTTTTTTAGCTTCACCCTGACGAACGCAGAGGATCGCATAGAAGGTATTATCTTGGAGGGAGTGGATAATAATCCGCTCCAACTTCATCTCCCATGTTTCCATGAGACCCACAAACAAATCATGTGTCAGAGGGCGGGGAGCTTTTTGGCGTTCCAAAGCGCTGATAATTGCTTTTGCCTGATCTTGTCCAATGTAAATCGGCAGAGCGCGTCGCTCTAGTGAGTCTTTCAGCAGCACGATTGGGCTACGGGTGACAGCATCTAATGCAATTCCAGCAACTTTCATTTCAATCATTAGCTTAGCCTCTAGAATACAGTCGGCGTCGAGGGCATCAAAGCGAAGCAGTCAAGCCACATTGGATGGATTAAAACTAGAACAAGCATACTAGCTTTATCTTACTTCACCGATTAACCCCAAAATCAGTCCTCTATCATTGAATTGGGCAGAGATCAAAAAGATTATCTTCTCCAAGTATGCCCCAGTCTCAGGACGTTTGTTTCGGGACTTTATGAAAAAAACACATAACCGTTTATCCTTGTCCCCAATAGCTCTCTAGTGGTTAATCTCCCTCGCTTTGGTGAACTGCCACCTCCTTGCTTTATCTCCTAACGTTAAGATAGACTCGTTTTGATAAGCTATGAAGTAAGTGCTTCAAGTGCTTAAATTGTCACTCTGGCTTGATGTATATCGCGGTACTTGGGTAGTACCAATCGTTAAACACTGGTTAGTTCAGAAGAGTTCCTTAGTTAATTAGACTTACCCTTCACTACCTACAAAATCATTTTATCACGGAGCCTCTATAATCGGCGATCCGCGACCAGCTACTTTGATGACATCGTGTTCACAGGATTAATTCAATCACTAGGAACCTTGCAACCGCTAGGCGGCGATCGCTTTCAGTTGTCTTGTCTTCCTGACAAGGCAGCCGTGATTCTACAGGATTTAGCCATTGGTGATAGTGTCGCCGTCGATGGAATATGCTTGACTGTTGAAGAAATTTTGTCCCAAGGTTTTGTGGCAACGGCTTCAGATGAAACCTTAAGCCGTACTACTCTGGGGCAACGACATCAGGCAGCAACTTATGTGAATTTGGAAACATCGATACGAGTAGGCAGTAAACTAGGGGGACATTTTGTCACGGGTCACATTGATGGCATTGGTTCACTTCAGGATTCTGTAAAAACCTCAAATTCCTGGATTATGTGTTTTACTGCACCAGCATCCTTACAAAAGTCATGGCAGCGCCACATTGCTCGGTTTTTGGTGCCAAAGGGAAGTATTGCAGTCAATGGCGTCAGTTTAACCATTGCTGAGTGTGATCCCCAAGGGAGTTGGTTTAAGGTGGCAGTTATTCCCCACAGTTATGCCCAAACTAATTTGAGTTATTTGCAGCCAGGAAGCTGGGTGAACTTAGAAAGCGATATTTTAGGCAAGTATGTTGAGAGATTACTAGGGTATCAAGTCCCTAGCGCGAATTCTTTACCCATAAATGATATTTCACCTGAATTCCTTGCCGAGCATGGGTATTTGTGAATTAGGATATTTTTATCTGTTCCCTGTTACCTGACCCAAAAATCCCCCGTCATGTTAACGGGGGATTAGCTCAAATGGGTATTACGCGGTTAACAATTAAGCAGTTACGGTCTGCTTCGTAACAGCCGCTAACTCGCCCTTAGCATACTTAGCCGCAAACTCATCCAATGTCATTTGCTTAATCTTGCTCGCATTACCTGCCGTACCGAATTGCTGATAACGATCCGAGCAAACCTGCTTCATGTACTTAATAGAAGGCTTCATGAAATGGCGCGGGTCAAAGTTTTTGGGATCTTTGGCAGCCGCTTCACGGATTGCAGCAGTGATAGCCAAACGATTGTCGGTATCAATGTTCACTTTACGAACACCGCTCTTAATGCCCTTTTGAATCTCTTCTACAGGCACACCGTAAGTTTCTGGAATTGCACCACCATATTGGTTGATCATATCCAGCCACTCTTGGGGTACAGAGGAGGAACCGTGCATCACCAAATGGGTATTAGGTAGACGGTTATGAATTTCCTCAATCCGGCTGATGGCAAGGATTTCACCCGTGGGCTTACGAGTAAACTTGTAAGCACCGTGGCTCGTGCCAATGGCTACAGCTAAAGCATCAACTTGGGTGCGCTCAACAAACTCAACCGCTTGATCCGGGTCAGTCAACAATTGTTCGCGGGACAGCTTACCTTCTGCACCGTGACCATCTTCCTTGTCACCCATACCCGTTTCCAAAGAACCGAGACAACCCAGTTCCCCTTCAACGCTGACACCGACAGAGTGAGCAACTTTTACCACTTCAGCCGTGACATTCACGTTGTACTCGAAGCTAGCTGGAGTTTTGGCATCTTCCTCCAGTGAACCGTCCATCATCACACTGGTGAAACCATTGCGGATAGCCGAGTAGCAAGTGGCTGGACCATTCCCATGGTCTTGGTGCATAGCAATGGGGATATGGGGGTAAGTTTCCACTGCTGCCGTGATCAAGTGGCGCAGGAAGTTCTCACCTGCATATTTGCGAGCGCCGCGAGAGGCTTGTAGAATCACGGGGCTGTCAGCTTCATCAGCAGCCTGCATAATTGCCAGGATCTGCTCCATGTTGTTAACGTTATAGGCTGGAATGCCATAGCCATTCTCTGCCGCATGATCTAAAAGCAGCCGCATGGGTACGAGCGCCATAAAAAAGTCCTCCTAACTTTAGGTGTTTTGTCAGCTTTTTGTCAGCTAGTCGTTTCTAGAAACTTAATCCTTAGAATAATCTTAAGATATTTTTCAGTTTATAGGAAATTATCTCGTCAAGATTCTAAAATTAGTCTTCTTTATCAACTCCATAGTACCTGACTATAAAGAAAAATAAATAAATATGACGAAATGGGTCGCCTGGGATTCGAACCCAAGACCAATCGGTTAAAAGCCGAGTGCTCTACCGCTGAGCTAGCGACCCAAAGTCATGCGCGTTTTTAAGCGCCGTTTTCTACAATAGCAGAAATCACCAAAAATGTAGAGGGTTTTTCAAAAAAAAGTGACATTGAGTTGTACGGAAGTCTCCAAACTCTCTCCAGGAGCTAACTTGGTGAGATTCTCTCCTGTATTTAATGCGTTACGGGGAGCGCTCCAAGGTTCCAAACAGTAATAGTCTTTGCCTTTAACCGTCCAGAAGACGAGAGTTGAATAGAGTTCATCATAGCTCAGGGTTAGTTTTAACCGTCGTTGCTGATCTGTCACCGTTGCCGATTGATCGGTGACTTGGCGAAAGGCGACATCAATTTCATCCTCGCTCCAATCAAAACCCCCCTTGAAGGAGGAAACTTGTCCGGTTAGCTGATCCTGATACTCCGCCGCCGGAATCTCAAACTGAAGTTGGTACGTGAAGGTGAGTTGCCAGTCGAAGGGATATACAGCGCGAGTTTGGTCGTTACTATTGAGGACTAGGGTTAGGCTAACCAAGTCATTGGTAACTCGTTCTGTGACCTGCCAGGGCAAATCACGGGCGAAACCATGCTGTTTGAGTTGATAGGGTTTGCCCTGATGGGTGTAGGTATTGTCCGGTAAGTTGCCGCAGATGGGAAACAAAATCGGGATACCACCCCGCACACTCAAGGTCGGGTCTCGAAACCGTTCGGCATCGAAGTAGAGGATGTCCTGACCTTGAACACTCCAGTGAGAAATCAGACCGCCGCGTTCGGGAACGACTTCCAGCCGAGACTGAGTGTCTTGGGCAGTGAGGATATAGGTTGAGTATTGCTCCTGTTTGAGCGCG
Protein-coding sequences here:
- a CDS encoding phosphate-starvation-inducible PsiE family protein, with translation FEIFGLFLNVLIALEILENITAYLRKHVVQVELVIVTSLIAVARKIIILNLDKTGGLEIIGLALAILSLSISYWIIRRTTAKKPH
- a CDS encoding PAS domain-containing sensor histidine kinase, which encodes MLNFLPPTPSTGSQASDPFFTLSLDMLCVLGKDDHFQQLNPRWEEILGFTNHELLAQPWLDLIHPHDQRLTIAKLETLTHNPTASIRFRNRCRCADGSYKSLLWNASIHPENQLIYAVVRDQTECKQSKEALRESEERFRCLVENVKDYAIYMLDPEGRVISWNQGAERINGYREDEILGESVSRFYLPEDVQAGKLEQALKIAAENGRFEDESYRVRQDRSRFWANAVITALYDKKGRLRGFTKVVRDITERKLAQEALQNAHDDLERRVTERTAELVQVNQRLRREIKERKQVEHQLRRSQAQLEQQTQQLQDALQKLKHTQAQLVHSEKMSSLGQLVAGVAHEINNPVNFIYGNLNYAEQYFQDILELLELYQESSPQPSAKVQEHIELIDLNFITTDLPKLLHSMKVGADRIYQIVRSLRNFSHLDRAEKTSVDIHEGINNTLLILQSRIKGKARQSTITVVKNYGDLPLIECYAGQLNQVFMNILCNALDALEEGLEKGALGESTSSKNPMIEVGTQVINENWIAIRIADNGVGIPDSVKQRLFDPFFTTKPVGKGTGLGLSISYQIVVEKHGGHLKCFSSPGQGTEFVIEIPIEPNLEQYCCSKVYQKQVDSNVRSSQSSISNSLNRMAFN
- a CDS encoding bifunctional nuclease family protein, encoding MIEMKVAGIALDAVTRSPIVLLKDSLERRALPIYIGQDQAKAIISALERQKAPRPLTHDLFVGLMETWEMKLERIIIHSLQDNTFYAILCVRQGEAKKEIDARPSDAISIALRTDSPIWVMEEVIADASIPVDRDADEEERQAFREFVSSIRPEDFSQHKGFKTGGEA
- a CDS encoding nitrate reductase associated protein; the protein is MTHFFQFEQDFVDSLRCIPMQVRMKLDTCGVKLKLAHWHQFTQQERQTLVEMPTTTAQENQAYQQYLQKLVTNYTGKPASELPIDPNPACMDATIIPENVQTKAQEFGVSLMPEQWEALTPTQRFALIKLTRPSHENRNFLPALKEFKLI
- a CDS encoding BlaI/MecI/CopY family transcriptional regulator, which encodes MVPMPSYRPKQLSLGPLEAEILEIIWQLGSATTKDVHERILADPDRELAYASVTTVLRRLTQKGWLTCDRQDRAFRWQPLLSQEQARMLQAHDQLKRFLAVGNPDIIAAFADSLDQASLEQIDAIAQRLQAIREAREEQ
- a CDS encoding M56 family metallopeptidase — translated: MIHLILILSALAVAWLTRISWSGNEGSYQQRWQNALTKFLFPPLLLMMTAISIVCMGPQGQMVWRWEGWFSYGLAGTFLGFVGISGLKLAFAGWRSQQQVRTYPLQTLYGRPIRLLNTPLVFSAQVGFWQPELVVSQGLLETLDADHLQAVLTHEDGHFHYRDTFWFFWLGWMRQFSYGLTNTEALWQELLLLREIRADQWAAQRVDFLLLAESLLTVVSTPLMHSESVCAAFSCTAPKNRLEERIEALLADIHLPNPTHLYLSIWCLLACLPLFLIPFHR
- a CDS encoding aldo/keto reductase; its protein translation is MHYRRFGKTNLWLSVFSLGTMRCLAGESNAEENIQHAIANGINHLETARSYGKSEPYLGNILKKLPLPREQLTITTKLPPTPDSQVMDQWIDESLERLQLDYLDCLAIHGINTWEHLTWVESPRGCMQAIQDALAEGRIRHLGFSTHAPLEVILAAIQTNLFEFINLHYYYVFQRHAPAVALANQKDMGVFIISPADKGGRLYTPPAKLVELCYPFSPLELNYRFLLSDRRITTLSVGPANPQELDAPLAVADQDGSLTPQEIEVFSRLETQAETALGTDRCSQCYQCLPCPEMINIPEVLRLRNLAVAYDMTDYGTYRYGMFENAGHWFAGVKGNRCTSCGDCLPRCPEQLDIPGLLADTHQRLNGSPRRRLWG
- a CDS encoding aldose epimerase family protein produces the protein MFAIALKQEQYSTYILTAQDTQSRLEVVPERGGLISHWSVQGQDILYFDAERFRDPTLSVRGGIPILFPICGNLPDNTYTHQGKPYQLKQHGFARDLPWQVTERVTNDLVSLTLVLNSNDQTRAVYPFDWQLTFTYQLQFEIPAAEYQDQLTGQVSSFKGGFDWSEDEIDVAFRQVTDQSATVTDQQRRLKLTLSYDELYSTLVFWTVKGKDYYCLEPWSAPRNALNTGENLTKLAPGESLETSVQLNVTFF
- the ribE gene encoding riboflavin synthase: MFTGLIQSLGTLQPLGGDRFQLSCLPDKAAVILQDLAIGDSVAVDGICLTVEEILSQGFVATASDETLSRTTLGQRHQAATYVNLETSIRVGSKLGGHFVTGHIDGIGSLQDSVKTSNSWIMCFTAPASLQKSWQRHIARFLVPKGSIAVNGVSLTIAECDPQGSWFKVAVIPHSYAQTNLSYLQPGSWVNLESDILGKYVERLLGYQVPSANSLPINDISPEFLAEHGYL
- the fba gene encoding class II fructose-bisphosphate aldolase (catalyzes the reversible aldol condensation of dihydroxyacetonephosphate and glyceraldehyde 3-phosphate in the Calvin cycle, glycolysis, and/or gluconeogenesis) → MALVPMRLLLDHAAENGYGIPAYNVNNMEQILAIMQAADEADSPVILQASRGARKYAGENFLRHLITAAVETYPHIPIAMHQDHGNGPATCYSAIRNGFTSVMMDGSLEEDAKTPASFEYNVNVTAEVVKVAHSVGVSVEGELGCLGSLETGMGDKEDGHGAEGKLSREQLLTDPDQAVEFVERTQVDALAVAIGTSHGAYKFTRKPTGEILAISRIEEIHNRLPNTHLVMHGSSSVPQEWLDMINQYGGAIPETYGVPVEEIQKGIKSGVRKVNIDTDNRLAITAAIREAAAKDPKNFDPRHFMKPSIKYMKQVCSDRYQQFGTAGNASKIKQMTLDEFAAKYAKGELAAVTKQTVTA